The nucleotide window ATGTGGGCACTTTCTTTTATCATTGTGGTATACATGATAAGATGTGGGGGAAGATAACTGTTGAGGAGTAGCTCCAGCAGCCGTTATATCACAGGTTTTTCCCTTTGACGTATACGCGGGCCGAGTAATTCGCACTAACCATTAAGGTCATGAAAGGTGGCTGCCTAACAAGTGCAGGGGATAAATAGGGCGGACATAAAAACGGGCCTGCTTGTGCGGGTGGTAACAAAAGATGACCAGCGTACGGGAAGGCTGACGGAGGGTGTCGTTAAGGATATTCTGACAAAGTCGCCCACCCATCCACACGGGATCAAGGTGCGTCTTGAAAGCGGCATTGTTGGACGGGTGAAAGAGATCCTCTCGTAAGCCG belongs to Nitrospirota bacterium and includes:
- a CDS encoding YwbE family protein, with product MQGINRADIKTGLLVRVVTKDDQRTGRLTEGVVKDILTKSPTHPHGIKVRLESGIVGRVKEILS